The DNA sequence AGGCCCCGAGTGTCGTTTTGCGTCCCCATCGGTCGGCCGCGAGGCCGAAGCCAATGGTGCCGATCGTGTAGCCGAGCAGAAAGATCGAGCCGATGTATCCGGCTTGAGCCTCGGTGATGTGCAGGGTCTTCTTGATCTCGGGCAGCACCAGACCGTAGATGTTCACCGCATACGAGTCGAAGCCGTACCCGAGCCCCGCCGTCACGGCGACGAAGAACGCCTGCCGGAACGTCACGGGCTGGGACTGAGGCGCTGCTGTCTCGGTGGTGCTCTGGGCCGTCGACGTCATTTTCCGAACGGTAGGCAGCGGGGGAGGGCCTGATAAGGCTCCTGCTCCCGCTGATCGCAACCGGCGCGCTGGTGCCCCCCGTAGGGCTCGAACCTACGACCTGCGGATTAAAAGTCCGTAGCTCTACCAACTGAGCTAGAGGGGCGTGCCGAGACAGAATACTGGTCGGAGCGGCGAGTCAGCACCGAGGTAATCCGGTTTGGGTTCTGGGGAGGTTGTGCCCTAAGCTAGGCGAGCTCCCAACGTGACCACGTTGACGAGTACCCCGGAGTGATTCGGACATGGGCCCCCATCGTCTAGTGGCCTAGGACGCCGCCCTTTCACGGCGGTAGCACGGGTTCGAATCCCGTTGGGGGTACGCAACCAGTCATACTGGGAGCAGAGTAAGGCCCTGTGGCGCAGTTGGTTAGCGCGCCGCCCTGTCACGGCGGAGGTCGCGGGTTCGAGTCCCGTCAGGGTCGCCAGTACGGCGAGGCAGTTTCTGTGGATCTGCCGTCCGGCCAGGTAGCTCAGTTGGTACGAGCGTCCGCCTGAAAAGCGGAAGGTCGCCGGTTCGATCCCGGCCCTGGCCACCATGAGAGCCCGCTGGTGACAGCGGGCTTTTTCCGTATTTGGGCGCACGCACGTCCATCTCGGGGGGCGTACACGGTCTATTCCTGCCGTGGGCAGACGTACTTGCCTACTTGCGGCGCTGCGCCTAGGCTTCGCACATCTCACGGTTGAACCGCCAGCCGATGCCATCGAGCGGATTCCACGACCGGCTGCCCACGGCCCGATGGCGGTAGTAGGCCGGGCCCGCCAAAATCATGTACACCGCGCCATTGGTCCCGAATCCTCCGAATCCCAGCCTCGGGAAGGCCAGGTACACCACCACACCAAGGAGTAGGCCTAACAGCATGATGGTTATGGCTTTCCGCCACATGCCTTTCACGATGAAGTAGATGGGCCCGAAAAACAGGGCAGGCAGATTGATGGCCGACCGCATCCTGACCGTGAAGGGTCTGGCTTTCGCGGCGGCGACCGTTTCCGGCGTGAATCTCGTCCCGTAACGGTCGTAGAAATCGAACTTCAGCCGCCAGTACGCCGACAGGTCGCTGCGGTCATCGATCATTGCCACGGCCAGCAACCTAGCAAATTCAGGCACAGTGCTGCGCTCTGTGCCCGAGTCAGGTGCGCCGGCACGCGTCGATTAGCCATCG is a window from the Mycobacteroides salmoniphilum genome containing:
- a CDS encoding DUF2628 domain-containing protein, whose product is MIDDRSDLSAYWRLKFDFYDRYGTRFTPETVAAAKARPFTVRMRSAINLPALFFGPIYFIVKGMWRKAITIMLLGLLLGVVVYLAFPRLGFGGFGTNGAVYMILAGPAYYRHRAVGSRSWNPLDGIGWRFNREMCEA